In Syntrophorhabdaceae bacterium, the following proteins share a genomic window:
- the hslV gene encoding ATP-dependent protease subunit HslV: MEATTVLCVRRSGGVAIGGDGQVTLNTTIMKHTAKKVRKLYQDKCLAGFAGATADAFTLFERFEKKLEQYNGSITRAAVELAKDWRTDRMLRRLEALLVIADKDHTLILSGTGDVVEPDDGIAAIGSGGPYAQAAAKALTKYTDLSARDIVQEALAIAAEICIYTNDKIVVEEL, encoded by the coding sequence ATGGAAGCCACGACGGTATTGTGTGTAAGGCGCAGTGGAGGAGTTGCTATTGGCGGCGACGGACAGGTGACATTGAACACGACGATCATGAAACATACGGCGAAGAAGGTTCGCAAACTCTATCAGGACAAGTGCCTCGCCGGGTTTGCGGGGGCAACGGCGGACGCCTTTACCCTCTTTGAACGGTTTGAGAAGAAACTGGAGCAATACAACGGCAGTATCACGAGGGCGGCGGTCGAGTTGGCAAAGGACTGGAGGACCGACAGGATGCTACGGAGATTAGAGGCGCTCCTTGTTATCGCTGATAAGGATCATACGCTGATTCTTTCCGGCACCGGCGACGTTGTAGAACCGGATGACGGTATCGCCGCAATCGGCTCGGGCGGACCGTATGCTCAGGCCGCGGCCAAAGCGCTCACCAAATATACGGACCTGTCTGCCAGGGATATTGTTCAGGAGGCGCTCGCTATTGCGGCCGAGATATGCATATATACGAACGACAAGATCGTCGTTGAGGAACTATAG
- the argF gene encoding ornithine carbamoyltransferase: MKRDFTKFLDITKKECEYLLGRAALLKNLRSSGKQYRPLAGKSLAMIFEKASTRTRISFEVGIQELGGQAIFLSPNETQIGRGEPIKDTARVLERYVDAIMIRTYSQGLVEELASWAHVPVINGLSDLYHPCQILADLFTVKEYLGGLKDVKIAFIGDGNNVANSWLEASILMGFDFSLATPAGYGPDAVLLARAEKQKGFRYTHDPVEAVKGCDVVYTDVWVSMGQEKEKKARSRAFAKYKIDDTLLRRANRGAIVMHCLPAYRGQEITDDVFERFSDIIFTQAENRLHVQKALLEWLILNEKGKMKNAKNG; this comes from the coding sequence TTGAAAAGAGATTTTACCAAATTTCTCGACATAACTAAGAAAGAGTGCGAGTACCTCCTTGGAAGGGCTGCCCTTCTCAAGAATCTGCGTAGTTCAGGAAAGCAATACAGACCTCTCGCTGGAAAGAGCCTTGCCATGATATTTGAGAAGGCTTCGACCAGAACGAGGATTTCTTTTGAGGTCGGCATCCAGGAACTCGGGGGGCAGGCTATATTCTTGAGCCCGAACGAAACGCAGATCGGTAGGGGCGAGCCCATAAAAGATACCGCTCGGGTTTTGGAGAGGTATGTGGACGCTATCATGATCCGCACGTATTCGCAGGGCCTGGTTGAAGAATTGGCAAGCTGGGCTCACGTGCCCGTGATCAACGGTCTTTCCGATCTTTATCATCCCTGTCAGATCCTCGCCGATCTCTTCACGGTCAAGGAATATCTGGGCGGGCTCAAGGATGTCAAGATCGCCTTCATCGGCGATGGCAATAACGTGGCCAATTCATGGCTTGAGGCATCAATTCTCATGGGTTTTGATTTCTCTCTTGCCACACCCGCAGGCTATGGACCTGACGCGGTCCTTTTAGCGCGGGCCGAGAAACAGAAAGGCTTTCGCTACACGCACGATCCTGTCGAGGCAGTGAAAGGCTGCGATGTTGTCTATACGGACGTGTGGGTGAGCATGGGCCAGGAGAAAGAAAAGAAGGCCCGGAGCAGGGCCTTTGCGAAATACAAAATTGACGATACCCTGTTGCGACGAGCGAATAGAGGGGCCATTGTTATGCACTGCCTGCCGGCATACCGTGGTCAAGAGATCACAGATGATGTTTTTGAACGGTTCAGCGACATTATCTTTACGCAGGCGGAAAACAGACTACATGTGCAGAAGGCGCTTCTCGAGTGGCTTATTCTCAATGAAAAAGGTAAAATGAAGAATGCAAAGAACGGATAA
- the argB gene encoding acetylglutamate kinase, with amino-acid sequence MKRVSQGVKRPKVVTEKEPTDMGKDEEMKEKIETLLEALPYIKKFAGSTFVIKYGGAAMEEVDLKKEFAKDVALLKYVGVHPVIVHGGGPMIGRLLKDLQIPTRFVDGLRVTDEKTLEVAEMVLSGLVNKEIVKNINDMGGRAIGLSGKDGRLLLAKQVADKKIGLVGEITHVDVAIIKDITRHGYIPVIAPIADGMDGKSYNINADSAAGSIARALSAEKLILLTDVEGVIGKDGKLISMLKKKQIRQLIQQKTVTGGMIPKVNCCVDALKGGVRETHIVDGRVPHAILLEVFTDSGVGTQITGDE; translated from the coding sequence ATGAAGCGTGTATCACAGGGTGTCAAGCGACCGAAGGTCGTTACAGAGAAAGAACCGACTGATATGGGGAAGGACGAAGAGATGAAGGAAAAAATAGAGACGTTGCTCGAGGCCCTGCCGTACATCAAGAAATTTGCGGGCTCTACTTTCGTCATTAAGTACGGCGGAGCGGCCATGGAAGAGGTGGACCTGAAAAAAGAGTTCGCCAAGGATGTAGCGCTTCTCAAATATGTCGGCGTTCACCCGGTCATCGTTCACGGGGGAGGGCCCATGATTGGGCGACTGCTCAAGGATTTACAGATCCCCACGCGGTTTGTCGACGGTCTCAGGGTTACCGACGAGAAGACCCTGGAAGTTGCGGAGATGGTGCTTTCGGGGCTTGTGAACAAGGAGATCGTGAAAAACATCAACGATATGGGTGGCCGGGCCATCGGTCTTTCCGGTAAGGACGGAAGACTGCTTCTGGCCAAGCAGGTGGCGGACAAAAAGATCGGGTTGGTAGGAGAAATCACCCATGTCGATGTGGCCATTATCAAGGATATTACGAGACACGGATACATTCCGGTCATCGCGCCGATCGCCGATGGAATGGATGGAAAATCATACAACATCAACGCAGATTCAGCAGCAGGTAGCATTGCCCGGGCGCTCTCGGCGGAGAAGCTCATCCTGCTTACCGACGTAGAGGGCGTGATCGGTAAAGACGGGAAACTCATATCCATGTTGAAAAAGAAGCAAATCAGGCAACTGATTCAGCAAAAGACCGTGACCGGTGGTATGATACCCAAGGTGAATTGTTGCGTCGACGCGCTGAAAGGCGGCGTACGGGAAACACATATCGTGGATGGTAGGGTCCCCCATGCGATTCTTCTGGAAGTATTTACCGACTCAGGGGTGGGGACTCAGATCACAGGAGACGAATAA
- a CDS encoding aspartate aminotransferase family protein, with the protein MQDELIKKSMKYLANTYTRLPMVITKGEGCWLWDLNGHRYLDFLSGIAVCGLGHCHPSITEALSAQVKKLVHVSNLFYMEPQIKAAEMLSEHSFGDKVFFCNSGAEANEAAIKLARRYSWKKYGEGRSTIIAMENSFHGRTMATISATGQPKFQVGFAPLHPGFVHVPFNDINALEANIDAKTCAVMIELIQSEGGVYVAEAEYVKKVRELTRTRDILLMVDEVQTAMGRTGTFFAYEQYGIEPDVMSLAKGLGNGFPVGAIVAKDSVMEAFEPGTHASTFGGNPLAAVAVAATINTLIEEEVIKNCAEVGKYLQKGLNLLKKQFGSIVEIRGKGLLWGVEIAESGDEIVKEFLKEGVILNCTKGKILRLMPPLTVKKEEIDIFLDIASRIFERVKI; encoded by the coding sequence ATGCAAGACGAGTTGATTAAGAAATCCATGAAATATCTGGCCAATACGTATACCAGGCTTCCCATGGTCATCACAAAAGGCGAAGGGTGCTGGCTCTGGGATTTAAATGGACACCGCTATCTCGATTTTCTGTCCGGGATCGCCGTATGCGGGCTTGGTCATTGCCATCCCAGCATAACCGAGGCGCTGAGTGCGCAGGTGAAGAAGCTTGTCCACGTTTCCAACCTTTTCTATATGGAACCGCAGATAAAGGCTGCCGAGATGCTGTCAGAGCACTCTTTCGGGGACAAGGTCTTTTTCTGCAACAGCGGAGCCGAGGCCAATGAAGCGGCCATTAAGCTGGCGAGGAGGTATTCCTGGAAGAAATATGGGGAAGGGCGATCTACGATCATCGCCATGGAGAATTCCTTCCATGGCAGAACCATGGCAACTATCTCGGCGACGGGTCAACCAAAATTCCAGGTCGGTTTTGCGCCTTTGCATCCGGGCTTCGTTCATGTGCCGTTTAATGACATCAATGCCCTTGAAGCGAATATCGATGCAAAGACGTGCGCCGTCATGATCGAGCTTATCCAGTCGGAAGGGGGCGTCTACGTGGCCGAGGCTGAATATGTAAAGAAAGTCCGTGAGCTGACGAGGACGCGCGACATACTCCTCATGGTTGATGAAGTCCAGACGGCCATGGGAAGGACGGGCACCTTCTTCGCCTACGAACAGTATGGCATTGAGCCTGACGTGATGAGCCTGGCCAAGGGCCTGGGAAACGGCTTTCCCGTGGGAGCCATAGTAGCGAAAGATTCGGTCATGGAGGCCTTTGAACCTGGTACGCATGCGTCCACCTTCGGCGGAAACCCTCTCGCGGCGGTAGCGGTCGCGGCGACGATCAACACCCTCATAGAAGAAGAGGTGATCAAGAACTGCGCCGAGGTCGGCAAATACCTCCAGAAAGGACTTAACCTCCTCAAGAAGCAGTTCGGCTCCATCGTCGAGATACGGGGCAAAGGGCTCCTCTGGGGCGTGGAGATTGCGGAGAGCGGCGATGAGATCGTCAAGGAGTTTCTGAAAGAAGGGGTTATCCTGAATTGCACCAAAGGCAAGATCCTTCGTCTGATGCCGCCGCTCACGGTGAAGAAAGAAGAGATAGACATATTTCTCGATATTGCAAGCAGGATATTCGAAAGGGTGAAAATTTGA
- the hslU gene encoding ATP-dependent protease ATPase subunit HslU, producing MNKETLTPKEIMEELDRFIIGQNKAKKAVSIALRNRWRRQMIPKELRDEVAPKNIIMIGPTGVGKTEIARRLAKLATAPFLKIEATKFTEVGYVGRDVESMIRDLTELAINMVKKEEHDLVKEKATRMAEERILDLLLPAKRLTANPEEEGTEESTDQSREKMRARFKAGQLDERLLDLEVPDRSLPIIEIFSAQGMEEMDMQIRDMFGNMLPKKTKRRKMKVKEAYGYLIQEESKKLIDMDRVTSDAIERVEQAGIIFLDEIDKIASRDHGHGPDVSREGVQRDILPIVEGTTVTTKYGMVKTDHILFIAAGAFHMSKPSDLIPELQGRFPIRVELDALTKEDFFRIITEPDNALIKQYKALLKTEDIELEFDEKAIEEITDIAQRINEMTENIGARRLYTVMEKLLDDISFSAPDMTKKNIVITKEYVREKLGEFLEKEDLSRYIL from the coding sequence ATGAACAAGGAAACATTAACCCCGAAAGAGATCATGGAAGAACTTGACCGTTTCATCATAGGGCAGAACAAGGCCAAAAAGGCCGTGTCCATAGCCTTACGGAACCGGTGGAGAAGACAGATGATACCAAAGGAACTCCGTGACGAAGTGGCCCCCAAGAACATCATTATGATCGGGCCTACGGGTGTAGGAAAGACAGAGATAGCGCGCAGACTTGCAAAGCTTGCGACTGCACCTTTTTTGAAGATCGAGGCCACGAAGTTTACCGAGGTGGGTTACGTGGGCAGAGATGTAGAATCCATGATACGGGACTTGACTGAGCTTGCGATCAATATGGTGAAGAAAGAGGAGCATGATCTGGTTAAAGAGAAGGCTACAAGGATGGCCGAAGAACGGATCCTGGACCTCCTTCTGCCGGCGAAACGGTTAACCGCGAACCCCGAAGAAGAAGGGACAGAGGAAAGCACTGACCAGTCCAGAGAGAAGATGAGGGCACGCTTCAAGGCAGGTCAACTCGATGAAAGATTGCTGGACCTCGAGGTGCCTGATAGGTCCCTCCCTATCATCGAGATCTTTTCGGCCCAGGGTATGGAAGAGATGGATATGCAAATACGTGACATGTTCGGAAACATGTTGCCGAAAAAAACAAAGCGAAGGAAGATGAAGGTCAAAGAGGCTTACGGATACCTGATACAGGAAGAATCAAAGAAACTCATCGATATGGACAGGGTGACTTCCGATGCTATAGAGCGGGTTGAGCAGGCGGGGATCATATTCCTCGACGAGATCGATAAAATCGCAAGTCGTGACCACGGCCACGGGCCCGACGTGTCTCGTGAAGGTGTGCAGAGGGACATCCTGCCTATCGTTGAAGGGACCACAGTGACTACCAAGTACGGTATGGTGAAGACGGACCACATACTCTTTATCGCCGCGGGCGCTTTCCACATGTCGAAACCGTCTGACCTGATCCCCGAGTTGCAGGGCCGGTTTCCGATCCGTGTAGAATTGGATGCCCTGACAAAAGAGGACTTTTTCAGGATTATTACCGAGCCCGACAACGCACTTATCAAGCAGTATAAGGCCCTTTTGAAAACGGAGGATATCGAGCTTGAATTCGATGAAAAGGCGATCGAGGAGATAACGGATATCGCGCAAAGGATCAATGAGATGACGGAAAACATCGGGGCCAGGAGATTGTATACGGTTATGGAAAAACTTCTTGACGATATATCCTTCTCCGCGCCGGACATGACGAAAAAGAATATCGTCATCACCAAAGAGTATGTGAGAGAGAAGCTCGGTGAGTTTCTTGAGAAGGAAGACTTGAGCAGATATATTCTATGA